In Solanum stenotomum isolate F172 chromosome 6, ASM1918654v1, whole genome shotgun sequence, one DNA window encodes the following:
- the LOC125867742 gene encoding uncharacterized protein LOC125867742, producing the protein MLPENGGKIGGYSGAAVWGSSPSIDSQRNHVYIATGNLYSVPKRIADCQKEQNQQNHTDPTQPDKCIEPENHSDSILALDLDSGEIEWYKQLGGYDVWFVACMNSTNPNCPIGPSPDYDFGEAPMMLSVVVNGRKKVDIVAAVQKSGIAWALKRDSGKLFWTTEAGPGGIGGGGIWGAATDTKRVYTGIANTGNLNYTLYPSTKITTGGAWVAMDAQTGKILWTTAVPNNGRSNPVTVANGVLLAGSQNPRGPIYAINAKTGKILWSNETGATVFGGMSVSNGCFYVGHGYRSGIGVFNPNNTGGTSLFAYCVY; encoded by the exons ATGCTTCCGGAGAACGGCGGAAAAATCGGCGGTTATTCTGGCGCCGCCGTATGGGGAAGCAGTCCATCAATCGATTCCCAGCGAAATCACGTCTACATCGCTACCGGAAACCTCTACTCTGTCCCCAAACGCATCGCGGATTGCCAAAAGGAGCAGAATCAACAGAACCATACAGATCCGACCCAACCCGATAAATGCATCGAGCCGGAGAATCACTCCGACTCGATTTTGGCATTGGATCTGGATTCCGGTGAGATTGAATGGTATAAACAGCTTGGAGGATATGATGTGTGGTTTGTTGCGTGTATGAATTCGACGAACCCTAATTGCCCGATTGGCCCAAGCCCAGATTATGATTTTGGAGAAGCTCCGATGATGCTTAGCGTGGTTGTTAATGGAAGGAAGAAGGTAGACATTGTAGCAGCTGTGCAGAAGAGTGGAATTGCTTGGGCATTGAAGCGTGACAGTGGCAAACTCTTCTGGACTACT GAGGCTGGTCCTGGAGGTATAGGAGGAGGAGGTATATGGGGAGCAGCCACAGACACAAAGAGGGTATACACTGGCATTGCCAACACCGGTAACTTAAACTACACATTGTATCCATCAACGAAGATTACAACAG GTGGAGCCTGGGTGGCAATGGATGCTCAAACCGGCAAAATCCTATGGACAACTGCAGTTCCAAACAATGGTAGATCAAACCCTGTAACCGTTGCCAATGGAGTTCTGTTAGCTGGTTCACAAAATCCAAGAGGCCCCATCTACGCCATTAATGCGAAAACTGGGAAGATATTATGGTCGAACGAGACTGGTGCAACTGTGTTTGGGGGTATGTCAGTTAGCAATGGCTGCTTTTATGTTGGCCATGGTTACAGATCTGGTATAGGAGTCTTTAATCCCAACAACACTGGTGGAACTTCACTCTTTGCCTACTGTGTATATTGA
- the LOC125869204 gene encoding 60S ribosomal protein L38 yields MPKQIHEIKDFLLTARRKDARTVKIKKNKDMVKFKVRCSKYLYTLCVSDFEKADKLKQSLPPGLSVQDL; encoded by the exons ATG CCTAAGCAAATCCACGAGATCAAGGATTTCCTTCTGACAGCCAGAAGGAAGGATGCCCGAACTGTCAAGATCAAGAAGAACAAGGATATGGTCAAGTTCAAGGTTCGCTGCTCCAAGTACCTCTACACACTCTGTGTGTCCGACTTTGAGAAGGCTGACAAGTTGAAGCAATCACTTCCTCCAG GTTTGAGCGTGCAAGATCTGTGA
- the LOC125867642 gene encoding protein HEADING DATE 3A-like has protein sequence MPRVDPLIVGRVIGDVLDPFTRSVDLRVVYNNKDVNNACVLKPSQVVMQPRVHIGGDDLRNFYTLIMVDPDAPSPSDPNLREYLHWLVTDIPATTNTSFGNEVVCYENPTPTMGIHRFILALFRQSRRETVYAPGWRQNFNTRDFAELYNLGLPVAAVYFNCHRESGTGGRRA, from the exons ATGCCTAGAGTTGATCCATTGATAGTTGGTCGTGTGATAGGTGATGTTTTAGATCCATTCACTAGGTCTGTTGATCTTAGAGTTgtttataataataaagatgTGAACAATGCATGTGTGTTGAAACCTTCACAAGTTGTTATGCAACCTAGGGTTCATATTGGAGGGGACGATCTTCGCAACTTTTACACTCTG ATTATGGTGGATCCTGATGCTCCAAGCCCAAGCGACCCTAACTTGAGGGAGTATCTACATTG gcTGGTCACAGATATCCCAGCAACTACAAATACAAGCTTTG GAAATGAAGTCGTATGCTACGAGAATCCAACACCTACGATGGGAATTCATCGATTCATTTTGGCTTTATTTCGACAATCGAGACGTGAAACAGTGTATGCCCCAGGTTGGCGTCAAAATTTCAACACAAGAGACTTTGCTGAGCTTTACAATCTTGGATTGCCTGTTGCAGCTGTTTACTTCAATTGCCATAGGGAGAGTGGTACTGGAGGACGTCGcgcataa